The following coding sequences lie in one Arachis hypogaea cultivar Tifrunner chromosome 9, arahy.Tifrunner.gnm2.J5K5, whole genome shotgun sequence genomic window:
- the LOC112711080 gene encoding uncharacterized protein isoform X2, translated as MISSELEYYWISLSFLLLLACNCVITTLFLFLFSFLFLNYYFYLKLLLIMGFQKSLESKIGGICIYSALQRILFNPTLAASTLPWDSTTHASPSPAAPRCVDSSAGGSGGGGTTPSSEPLAKKHRGRPPGSGKKQMDALGAGGIGFTPHVILVESGEGRFEIIFAGFWNQRVCF; from the exons ATGATCTCGTCTGAACTTGAGTATTATTGGATATCATTATCTTTCTTGTTGCTGTTAGCCTGTAACTGTGTCATTACtactcttttcctttttcttttttcttttttgtttttaaattattatttttacctaAAATTGTTGCTTATAatgggttttcaaaaatctttagaAAGTAAAATTGGGGGAATTTGCATTTATTCTGCCCTGCAGAG GATTTTATTTAACCCAACCCTCGCAGCATCAACATTGCCTTGGGACTCTACCACCCACGCCTCTCCCTCTCCAGCAGCACCACGATGCGTCGATTCCTCTGCCGGAGGTTCTGGTGGCGGTGGCACAACCCCCTCATCGGAGCCTCTGGCCAAGAAGCACAGAGGGAGGCCTCCTGGCTCCGGCAAGAAGCAGATGGATGCGCTTG GAGCTGGTGGCATTGGTTTTACTCCGCACGTGATCTTGGTGGAGTCTGGTGAG GGCCGATTTGAGATTATATTTGCTGGATTTTGGAATCAAAGAGTTTGTTTCTGA
- the LOC112711080 gene encoding uncharacterized protein isoform X1, whose protein sequence is MISSELEYYWISLSFLLLLACNCVITTLFLFLFSFLFLNYYFYLKLLLIMGFQKSLESKIGGICIYSALQRILFNPTLAASTLPWDSTTHASPSPAAPRCVDSSAGGSGGGGTTPSSEPLAKKHRGRPPGSGKKQMDALGAGGIGFTPHVILVESGELHFLGFDFEQVTIWFNGGCLK, encoded by the exons ATGATCTCGTCTGAACTTGAGTATTATTGGATATCATTATCTTTCTTGTTGCTGTTAGCCTGTAACTGTGTCATTACtactcttttcctttttcttttttcttttttgtttttaaattattatttttacctaAAATTGTTGCTTATAatgggttttcaaaaatctttagaAAGTAAAATTGGGGGAATTTGCATTTATTCTGCCCTGCAGAG GATTTTATTTAACCCAACCCTCGCAGCATCAACATTGCCTTGGGACTCTACCACCCACGCCTCTCCCTCTCCAGCAGCACCACGATGCGTCGATTCCTCTGCCGGAGGTTCTGGTGGCGGTGGCACAACCCCCTCATCGGAGCCTCTGGCCAAGAAGCACAGAGGGAGGCCTCCTGGCTCCGGCAAGAAGCAGATGGATGCGCTTG GAGCTGGTGGCATTGGTTTTACTCCGCACGTGATCTTGGTGGAGTCTGGTGAG ttgcattttttggGTTTTGATTTTGAGCAAGTAACTATTTGGTTCAATGGTGGATGCTTGAAATAG